Proteins found in one Corythoichthys intestinalis isolate RoL2023-P3 unplaced genomic scaffold, ASM3026506v1 HiC_scaffold_51, whole genome shotgun sequence genomic segment:
- the LOC130911490 gene encoding collectin-12-like: MKKAQSLLFQALTVLGIWASLGRCCGPTSPPATRPPATRPPVTRPPVTRPPVTVAPATVAPPTGPPVTGPPVTGPPVTVAPVTVAPATGPPLTVAPATGHPATGVPVTGPPVTVAPATVAPATVAPATGPPVTVAPATVAPATVAPPTGPPVTGPPVTVAPATGPPLTVAPATGHPATGVPVTGPPVTVAPATVAPATGRPPTGPPVTVAPVTVAPTTGPRATGPPLTGPDKKVVSPTRRPKSAEGCQAPWRLNNQHSYCFANDSKSWDDAKRYCSSNGGHLLIIRSSAERDWLKEQLDGFDYWIGLKSPYPWKWIDGTPLKSELALWDAGEPNLQNEDCVEMGGRRGRLNDLSCTSLRRYICKRCQDSDEIMYNGIKGTCNLQVDVYQEVSEVLFKERLYAGCIIVIQGKVKPNPTKFIVHLSLGHGEDTPMRIEVDFKDGDLELLTRIGSHVDGKYVNKIVKKDSFPFAAGSDFEMTIECGDDIFRLAVGNDFEVEYENDGYDLQDIHRLLVEDDVTVTNVRLI; the protein is encoded by the exons ATGAAGAAGGCACAATCGCTCCTTTTCCAAGCGTTGACCGTGCTTGGCATTTGGGCTTCGCTTG GACGCTGCTGCGGGCCTACGAGCCCTCCTGCTACGCGCCCTCCTGCTACGCGCCCTCCTGTTACGCGCCCTCCTGTTACGCgccctcctgttacggtcgctcctgctacggtcgctcctcctacgggccctcctgttacgggccctcctgttacgggccctcctgttacggtcgctcctgttacggtcgctcctgctacgggcCCTCCTcttacggtcgctcctgctacgggcCATCCTGCTACGGGCGTTCCTGTtacgggccctcctgttacggtcgctcctgctacggtcgctcctgctacggtcgctcctgctacgggccctcctgttacggtcgctcctgctacggtcgctcctgctacggtcgctcctcctacgggccctcctgttacgggccctcctgttacggtcgctcctgctacgggcCCTCCTcttacggtcgctcctgctacgggcCATCCTGCTACGGGCGTTCCTGTtacgggccctcctgttacggtcgctcctgctacggtcgctcctgctacgggcCGTCCTCctacgggccctcctgttacggtagctcctgttacggtcgctcctACTACGGGCCCTCGTGCTACGGGCCCTCCTCTTACGGGCCCTGATAAGAAGGTTGTATCGCCTACTCGACGGCCCAAGTCTGCTGAGGGCTGTCAGGCACCCTGGCGGCTCAACAACCAACATAGTTACTGCTTTGCCAATGACTCTAAATCTTGGGATGATGCCAAACGCTACTGTTCATCCAATGGGGGGCACCTGCTGATAATCCGGAGCAGCGCGGAGAGG GACTGGTTGAAAGAACAACTCGATGGCTTTGACTACTGGATCGGCCTGAAGAGCCCATACCCGTGGAAGTGGATTGACGGAACTCCTTTGAAATCAGAACTAGC GCTCTGGGATGCAGGTGAGCCTAACCTCCAAAATGAAGACTGTGTTGAGATGGGGGGACGTCGAGGTCGCTTGAACGACCTCTCCTGCACCTCCCTTAGACGTTACATCTGCAAGCGATGCCAAG ATAGCGATGAGATTATGTACAACGGCATTAAAGGCACTTGCAACCTCCAAGTGGATGTGTACCAG GAAGTTTCCGAAGTGCTGTTCAAAGAGCGTCTATACGCTGGCTGCATCATCGTCATCCAAGGAAAAGTGAAGCCGAACCCAACCAA GTTTATCGTCCACCTATCTTTGGGCCACGGTGAAGACACCCCGATGCGCATCGAAGTTGATTTCAAAGATGGGGACCTTGAGCTATTGACCCGCATCGGGAGTCATGTTGATGGAAAGTATGTCAACAAGATCGTCAAAAAGGACTCCTTCCCCTTCGCAGCCGGAAGCGACTTTGAG ATGACCATCGAGTGCGGCGACGACATTTTCCGCTTGGCCGTCGGCAACGACTTTGAGGTGGAATACGAGAATGATGGTTATGATCTGCAAGATATCCACAGGCTGTTGGTGGAGGATGATGTGACAGTCACCAACGTCAGGCTGATTTGA